In Clostridium sp., one DNA window encodes the following:
- the pheT gene encoding phenylalanine--tRNA ligase subunit beta: MKVPVRWLKDYVNVDIPAKELGDKLTLSGSKVEEVITTGDEINSVVTGKIIKIEKHPDADKLFVCSVDIGKEEPIQIVTAATNMKEQDIVPVALHGSTIHGGVKIKKGKLRGIMSNGMFCSEEELGIAGDKPVYGLMILPGSTPIGSDIKSVLDLDSSVIDFEITSNRPDCLSVMGIARETAAILNGKYRAPDMSYRECRDEDIKDKLKVEVEDELCRRYIAKIIRNVKIAQSPGWMQKRLLESGVRPINNIVDITNFVMLELGQPMHAYDLRNVGSRTIVVRRAGDGEKFTTLDGEERELDRNVLTIRDGERAIGLAGIMGGLNSEIKDDTRDIVFECANFDGTNIRISAQKLSLRTEASSRFEKDLDPNLAEIAMNRACHLVEKLGAGEIIEGSIDIYNKKIEPHYLEVDSCWINKFLGIDISAEQMAQYLDRLELKAEINSSMLKIHVPTFRSDINIKEDVAEEVARIYGYDKIPSTIIDSVNTRGGKSEKQKLDDKIIDILIASGLNQSISYSFFSRKSFDKICLDEDSQLRKVVTIRNPLGEDYSVMRTTTIPPMMEALGRNYSRNNKSARLFEIGRIYIPKDDMNKLPDEKNMVTAGMYGNVDYFDLKGVVENILSSFQIKDFSLKRESSNPTFHPGRTANLYIKNKFIGVFGEVHPNVVENYGIEDRCYIFELNLDLIYRYSNSDKKYRPLPKFPAVSRDIAVLVDKDVLVEDVENIIRHQGGKMVENIKLFDVYTGKQIERGKKSIAYSISYRLENRTLTDSEVNKVHDRILKNLENKLGAKLR, translated from the coding sequence ATGAAAGTTCCAGTAAGATGGTTGAAGGATTATGTAAATGTTGATATTCCAGCTAAAGAATTAGGAGATAAACTTACCTTGAGCGGATCAAAAGTGGAGGAGGTCATAACTACGGGAGATGAAATAAATAGCGTAGTTACCGGTAAAATCATAAAGATAGAGAAACATCCCGATGCAGATAAGTTATTTGTGTGCAGTGTTGATATAGGAAAAGAGGAACCTATTCAGATAGTTACAGCTGCCACCAACATGAAGGAGCAGGATATAGTGCCTGTGGCACTGCATGGTTCCACCATACACGGCGGCGTGAAGATAAAAAAGGGAAAACTTAGAGGTATTATGTCAAACGGAATGTTCTGTTCCGAAGAGGAACTTGGCATAGCTGGAGATAAGCCGGTATATGGACTTATGATACTTCCAGGATCTACACCTATTGGCAGTGACATAAAGTCGGTTCTTGACTTGGACAGCAGTGTAATAGATTTTGAAATAACATCCAACAGACCGGATTGTCTGAGTGTTATGGGAATAGCAAGGGAAACAGCTGCAATACTAAATGGAAAATATAGAGCTCCGGATATGTCATATAGGGAATGTCGGGACGAAGACATTAAAGATAAATTGAAAGTTGAAGTGGAAGATGAACTTTGCAGAAGATACATAGCAAAAATAATAAGAAATGTAAAAATAGCTCAATCACCGGGCTGGATGCAGAAAAGACTTTTAGAATCGGGAGTAAGACCTATAAACAATATAGTTGATATAACCAATTTCGTAATGCTTGAGCTTGGTCAGCCCATGCATGCTTATGATTTAAGGAATGTAGGATCAAGGACCATAGTTGTAAGAAGGGCCGGAGACGGTGAAAAGTTTACTACTTTGGACGGAGAAGAGAGAGAACTTGACAGAAATGTACTTACAATAAGGGATGGAGAAAGAGCAATAGGTCTTGCCGGAATAATGGGAGGACTTAACTCGGAAATAAAAGATGATACCAGAGACATAGTATTTGAATGTGCAAATTTTGATGGTACCAATATAAGAATTTCAGCACAGAAACTTTCACTTAGAACAGAAGCTTCATCCAGATTTGAGAAGGACCTGGATCCAAACCTGGCTGAAATTGCCATGAACAGGGCATGTCATCTGGTAGAAAAACTCGGTGCAGGAGAAATTATAGAAGGAAGTATTGATATTTATAATAAAAAGATTGAGCCTCATTATTTAGAGGTGGATTCATGCTGGATCAATAAATTTCTTGGAATAGACATATCAGCAGAACAAATGGCTCAATATCTTGACAGACTTGAATTAAAAGCGGAAATAAATAGTAGTATGCTGAAAATTCATGTTCCTACATTTAGAAGTGATATTAATATAAAAGAAGATGTAGCTGAAGAAGTGGCAAGAATATATGGATACGATAAAATACCATCTACTATAATAGATAGTGTAAATACCAGGGGTGGAAAAAGTGAAAAGCAGAAATTGGATGACAAGATTATAGACATACTTATTGCAAGTGGTTTGAATCAGTCTATAAGTTATTCTTTTTTCAGCAGGAAATCTTTTGATAAAATATGCCTTGATGAAGACAGTCAACTGAGGAAAGTAGTGACTATAAGAAATCCATTGGGTGAAGATTACAGTGTAATGAGAACTACTACAATTCCACCTATGATGGAGGCTCTTGGCAGAAACTATTCACGAAATAATAAATCTGCACGACTATTTGAAATTGGAAGAATATACATACCCAAAGATGATATGAACAAACTTCCAGATGAAAAAAATATGGTAACTGCAGGCATGTATGGAAATGTGGATTATTTTGATTTAAAAGGTGTTGTAGAAAATATTCTGTCATCTTTTCAAATAAAAGATTTTTCATTAAAGAGAGAGAGCAGCAATCCCACATTTCATCCAGGCAGGACTGCAAATCTCTATATAAAAAATAAATTTATAGGGGTTTTCGGAGAAGTACATCCAAATGTTGTTGAAAACTATGGAATTGAAGACAGATGCTATATATTTGAGTTGAACCTGGACTTGATTTATAGATATTCAAATTCCGATAAAAAGTATAGACCGCTTCCTAAATTCCCGGCTGTTTCAAGGGATATAGCCGTACTTGTGGATAAAGACGTACTTGTAGAGGATGTAGAAAATATAATTAGACATCAGGGAGGCAAAATGGTTGAGAATATAAAATTATTTGATGTGTATACTGGAAAACAAATAGAAAGAGGAAAAAAGTCCATAGCGTATTCCATATCTTACAGGCTTGAAAATAGAACTTTAACGGATTCAGAGGTAAACAAGGTTCATGACAGAATATTGAAAAATCTTGAGAACAAGCTTGGAGCAAAATTGAGATAG
- the zapA gene encoding cell division protein ZapA produces MNVVTVVINGIEYNLKGDEQEEYLHTLASYVDKKVKSVLEINNKLSTSSAAILSAVNVADDMFKMRESNKKLEKESEQFKKIQKVYEEEIASLKKQIQYKEEYNAELQQKLKDYEQSGYSKKKAEEKDNEVQKLKEEIDITNEAAKEYLKENEEIKSENREYKFKVQSLKYKIMDLQHKLEQNQISLAKERSRKNPLLNDKSN; encoded by the coding sequence ATGAATGTAGTGACAGTTGTCATAAATGGCATAGAGTATAACTTAAAAGGTGACGAACAGGAAGAATATCTACACACATTGGCCAGTTATGTTGACAAAAAAGTAAAAAGTGTGCTGGAAATCAACAATAAATTAAGCACTTCCTCAGCGGCTATACTGTCGGCGGTGAATGTAGCTGATGATATGTTTAAAATGAGAGAATCCAATAAAAAGCTGGAAAAGGAATCTGAACAGTTTAAAAAAATTCAGAAAGTATATGAAGAAGAGATAGCTTCTCTAAAGAAGCAAATTCAATATAAGGAAGAATATAATGCAGAACTTCAGCAAAAATTGAAAGATTACGAGCAAAGTGGGTATTCCAAGAAAAAAGCTGAAGAAAAGGATAATGAAGTTCAAAAGTTGAAAGAGGAAATAGATATAACCAATGAAGCTGCAAAGGAGTATTTAAAAGAAAATGAGGAAATTAAATCTGAAAATAGGGAGTATAAATTTAAAGTTCAATCCCTTAAATATAAAATAATGGATCTCCAACATAAACTGGAACAAAATCAAATAAGTCTGGCAAAGGAAAGAAGCAGAAAGAATCCTCTTTTAAATGATAAATCAAATTAG